tcaacctagcagccaatggaaagCAATACAAAGACTCATAGCCAAATGTTAGATGAAGCTTGGGGAATCCtagggaagagttgggagaagggtTGAAGAACCCGATGACAACAGGGACTCAACAGGAACTCCAAtagagtcaagtaacctggacccttgtgggCTCTCAGatactggatcaccaaccaaagagcaagcacaaGGTGGACCTAAGAACTCTGTACATAGTAGCAGATACAGAGCTCAGTTTTCATACAGGTTGCCCCCAAAACTGGAGCAAAGGCTATCTCTGAGGCTGTTGCCTacctgtctgcctgtggatcccacacCCCCAAATAGACAGCCTTGTCTGGCTTTAATGAGAGAGGATGTAACTGGTCCTGCAGCAATTTAATGTGAGGAGGTAGGGGTAGGGTGGAAGTGGGAGTGGAGGGTATTAGTGTATAAGGTGACAAGCAGAAGAGGGATTCACCATCTCACAAAAGAAGGTGGAATGTTGGGAGGGGGGACTTGCTTGAGTAggtactgagaggagaggaggggctaatattgggatgcaaagtgaaaaaaatgagtttaaaaaaatgactgaaaaaaaaaaggacagaaaaccCCTGGTCAAAGtcatgcatacctgtaatcctcaCACTCAAAGGATGGGAACATGAAAATTATACCTGGGACATGTAGCAAGATactgagaatttaaaaaataactaatcAGAAGAACATACTAATCAAAATTCAACTAGAGAGTTGAGGACTGTGACCTTAAAGAAAAGGTAttaagaattacaaaaaaaaaaaaaattatcagaagtCAAAACCAGTGCTCTAGTAGAATATGCAGTAAAGATACCTATTGCTTTAATTAAGACACTTAGAGACTTTGCTGAGAATGGAGGTAATGTCAAAGATTAGCAGTAACTGAGTGGCATCCGGAATTCCACAGTGAAGAAAAATGCTCTGGGGAGCCAAAGACAGTGGGACAAGCTGTGGACAGTTTGTTTGCCCTTTCATAATTTATAAACTGATACCCAAGGAacatctttaataaatatattagagGGGATAAAAGGAAACTatcaagaagagaaaaagtaCAGGAAAGGAAATTTGGATGCatgaaaagggggaaaagaaCTAGAGTCTcataaaacacaataaacaaagtAGCTGTGAAGCCACAAAATAGGGCTCCGAGAGAAAGATTGGAAGCTGAATGCAGGACAGGCCCCCATGGCCAAGCTGGATGTCTGCCTTCTCTTCTACCTGCTGTTCTTTAATTACTTGATTACTGCCAGTTctgagtattttttattttccttttgaaaaatttaagATACATTTCTCTATAAATTTTTGCTTCCAAAAGTCATTGGATTTAAATTTCATGTCACAAATTGTATGCTGCAGTAATACATTGACAGGTTTGATTAATAGTTCTTTGCATATTTAAACTATACTTTATGATGTTAAAACTAAAGTTAGAACTGTTTAACTGGATACCTTTCTGCTTTTATTTGATAGAATTTTCATCTATAGCGATTTTTTTTCTGGCAGAGGAAGATTGTGCCAAACATTTAATCTTTATACAAGAGATACATAGGATGGCAATATGTTctataattaaatgaataattgTATGGAATGTGTTTCTTGACATACAATCACAAATGTGTCTATTTATATAGCAGTTATGTATGCCTTCATGAAACATAAGCCTCTACTCTTATCTCCCCCTATATGTGTgcacctttctctgtgtgtatatgtatatgtacatattttcaaataaattattcttaGAACTTGACAATATAGGAGAATTATATTAAAGTAGCCAGTcttaaagattttaattaaatatgcacagtaatcatttttattggaataatgagaaaaattcatatataagaatAGTTACTTAAGTCTTTAAAATCAGTATCTTAGTTCAAGAAAATTGAATTTACTGTTCAATGTATAATATAATGTTACTTACTAGCAAAATGAATTATTGTTAAactattttgtttcttcatatttgtgaacagaaattaaaatatatagataatttattgctcttatttcattttatcccataaaataaaataagttctggtaaagttaaatataaaacaacCATGATTTAAACAGCATTTAACTCTTTAGACAATACACTCATATTATTGCATACATCATTTCTCTTACCCATTTTGTGAGAGATGTCATAGAACTCTGTAAAAAGTGTTGGGATTTTGAAAGCAGCCAAGAGCTTAGCAGTGTAGAGCTATTGGAAGACCAGTAGCAATTCTTATAGCAGTGGTTTGTTTCAAAACTTTTATTCTATAAACGCAGGGGGGAAACTGCTAGCTGCTTATTTTCCTTTGACTCGAGGTCAACCAGTGGCAGCCCTGAGAGGAGAATTGAAAGGCCCACCTGAGATCGCAAGCATTCCCTGTAGACAAAGTGCAGCACTTCCCTGCCTCATAGAGTGGATTAGATACTCATGAGTCCAAATGGCTCCAAGAGCTTTACAGACTTTTACACTGTGAGTATCCAGGCACAGTGCCCAAGCCTAGCCTGAAAAAATGGAATCACCCCTCATAATACTATTTCTGATCACTAGCAACACTCCTGACAGGTTTAgacaataatatatttttaggTCAGCATACAAATGATAGGGGAACCTTGGGCTGTCAACTAGAGGGAAGGAACCTTTCTCAGCTAGCTCTTGGTGAGCCTGGTTTGGGAGTATAGGGTCTTAGAAAACTCAGTGATCTCCAAAACTGTCTTGGGCTTTCAGGTTTGGGTCAAGAAAGCTCAAAGAATGAAATTTAGAAACTAAAAAGTTGTGCTGCAGAGAGAagtttattattacatatttggagtttttaatgttttttaaatttatttacatttcaaatgctatcccccttcctggtttcccttccacaaaccctctatcctttccccctcttcctgcctctatgaaggtgcttctTCACCCGCCCACCCACTTCCTCCTCAGCTCCCTAGCATTCCTGTATGCTGCTGGGTCATGCAGTCTCCACAGGATGGAGAGTTCTCATCTCCCATTTGGTGAGAACTCATGAGGCAATGGaaagagaagtaaagaaaagaaatgagataggcagagaaagaggagaagggcaggggaggaggagaaggagggaagaatggagggagaggataggaagaagggaagagggacagagacagacagacagacagacagacagacagacagacagacctactGCATCCAGCACTTCCTCAcatcaaaaagaagcaaaagccaCAGAAGTATTAAATGTGGAAACAGGATTGGCctcatttgtttttgttacaCTAACTCATTTGAAAAGTGACAGAAAACTCACCACTTTTGTGTGCAcctcagaaaaaggaaaagatgtatAAAGCAAACCTAACCAGTTTTACAAAGTGTTATGACCCTTGACTCAGCCACCCCATTACTACTTCAGGAAGCAATATCTGAAGGAGGCACTGTTTGTTACTGATAAGTCTTTGTAGATACAGCAAAGCCCTGAAATCCTTGGTAGGAATAGTCAGCTTTTAGGAAATATTACCCCCACTCATCATGAGCCTTTACCAAGCTTGAACATACAACCTCAGGCTACCATGTGACTAGGTGATCTGAGTTCCCTGTCATGAATTTGAGGTTATCTGACATACAAGGCATTCAGTGGACACCATAATAAGTTAAAACTGGACTAAGGTATATTTAGGTTACTAGTaactattatttatataaataactgTGTCAATATTTACATAAAAGATGAGCAACATCTTACATCTTAAGGTTATCATGAATGGTATTCTTTCCatgatttccatttctttcttggtttatAGAGgtatctcaataataataatatatataaactgttatacattatatattttacatatatatatcatatatatgacagagtgagagaaagaagacagagaaatagagagagagactttaagTGAGTTACCATATAATGGGGTGACAAGACTCCTATTAAATACCACAGGCTAGCAAATAAAAATTCCAGTGTCAGGAATAGTTTATCCCTTTTTGGAGTTGTTGAACAGTGAAACCCCATAGATTGACAAAGATTAAAGGCTATTGTCATGGATTCTGCTTAACCCCAGAATATGGTAAGATCCAACTGCTGAAAATACCACATACTTAAATCACAGAATATTGGGAAATGGAGCTGATACTCACCTGGAAGCTTTACCTCTTCCAGCTAGCCTTCactgttattaaatatattacatacactGCTGTAGGAGAAAGATAATTATCAGTCTTGATCAGTGAACATTTGGAGCTATAATTATAACCAATCTAATAAGACATGCTCACCTGTACAATAATGGTATGAATCAACTTTTTATTATACCTAAGCCACATTCTATGATTCCATGTGTTGAAATTCATACCTGTCATTATTACCATGTACCAAGAACCTATAACTAGACAGATTATAGGCCCTGAGGGGAGAAATTACCACAATTATTGTCCTAAATTGGCATGGTATTAAACTGAGTCCTAGTAACTTATTGTTATACCTTCAGATTACTGCCTCTCTCAATCCTCACCAGAAAaccttctttttgcagtagatggcaaGTATCACAGAGATACACAACTGGCTAAGGGGTAAAGAATAAGAGACTACAGAATTTGCAACTTTACATGGGGAATCTATATTATACTCTGGCTCTTAATTCTCAGAGATTATAGCAGGTGAGGGAGTGAAGAGATTAAAGAGCCAAAGGTGGTGGATGACTTCAAGGTAACAATGTTTTCTGAACACAATAATGAAGTTGTATGCATGAACTCAAAGCAGGTTGGACATTCCTTTCCTGAGGCTTTGAGTGTTCTATTAGGGATTATAAAACCAGCTCTAATCTTATAAACCTAAACtccaaatttaaaacaataataatatttgttaaaaatgattGACATTATTCAATATTAAGATTGAATAGctttctgatatatatatgtatatatacatacatgtatatatatacacacacacacacacaaagaggcaaATTTGATTATAAGAGGAATATTATTTTATCAGTGTATGAACCTTTTGATTACCATAAAGATTAAAGTTGAGTTGATTGGAAGCATCTATGCAAAGCCAACAGTCTCCCTATGTTCATTATGATTCAGAGGAACAATACATCTTTACTTCATTCTTGATATGAAGTAtgaattttaatttcatgaatTATTCTTTAAAGCTACTTGTCTACAAACCATCATACTGTGTGTTGCAAAAGATGGAAAGTGTTTTAAGAATTTAAACTGTAATCAAAACAAGTTTGTAGACAAAATTAAGTATTATACAAGGCCAAATGTGattcaaaaagaataaataagctCTTAAAGACTTTAAGTTAGTAATATTCTCTTTGAGATTATAGTAAGTGCTATATAAAAATTTATCAAATTTGCCATTTTCTTAGCAATATGTATAATTTCACTGGTAAATTAGACCCAGTTTTccacaaatataaaaagaaagtcaaaatcAACTCATAAAGAGAAAGGATCAATGTGTTTTACAGTTTAAAGGTTTCAGTATGTTATTAATTAATCCTTTCTTATGAGACTTGACTCCCATGGTCCACTTGCATTAGTAAACAAAACTGTTCATTTAATGTCTAAGGAATAAAAATGGGGCAAAAGGGGGGATCAGAGTCTCACAATCTCTTTTTAAAGGATGCACTTATTTATAAACTCTTTTACATATCCCATATACTAAAGTTCACACAGCCTGTCAACATAGCAGAACAAGACTTTATGTTTTATGAAAGGACTTCAAACAATTCCAGGGTGAACAAACATAGGATATGGGAATATAACTAAAAATACAATCATGCTCACAGATAAGATCACATCACCTATAAACTCTGAATTCACGCAAATACATACGTATGTACATCTCTGTATCTTGACATCTCCACATAAATTTATTCAAAAAAGATTTAATCCAAAACCCACATGCTAAAAaggtttagaaagaaaaagagttaaCAACAGAAGGTTGTTACATTGCAAAAAACATTTTGCGAAGTATATACATAAGAGGAGTAGCGTCTAGAGTAAGGTTCTCATTAGCCAACTTAAGTATatggataaaaacaaacaaaaagcaacagagATGGAACTGAGATGATTCATTTATTCTGCATTTGGGATGTGCACGACACTTGCAATCAAGATCATCCCAAATAGAAAACTtgcataattttctctttttcacatctgtccaaaacaaacagacaaaaacaaaaatgaaacgaATAACAAAAAACACTAGAGACTATGACATCATATCTTACCACTATTTGAGCTTAGctcatatacatttataatacagTTTACTCAACTCTCAAAACTCTTAGATGACCCATTTAAGTGCTAGTTAattcactatttaaaaaaaatctaagatattGATACATTTCTTCCATCTTCCACCACTATAGTTCCTCAATAAAATAcctcatatatttatttcatgaaaattGTTAACGTTTTGATTTACTGAAACTTCCTGGATGGTGATAAGAACAGAACTAGAGAGAATGTTCTGAGGACAGCACAGATGGTGAGCAAAATGAGCCTCTCTTCACACTCCAAAGCATACTGACCACAGAGCATCCTCTGACAGCCTGCCCAGTGTCTTAATCTTACATTTGTACTCCAGtatctttttccttccttaagGAAAGCACAAGTAGAATTGTTGTATGAATCATCATGTCCAAACAAAATTTATTGAAagacttttcatatttttaataacaatCCCAAAGATGACATCTGATTACAGAGACATAGCTCTGCCTCATAGGAAATGTTCTATGAGTCTCCAAGTTGTCAATGACAtcatatttatgttattttcacAAGAACTACACTATTATAATAGCTAATATACTTATGATGTCATAATAAATAACATACAAACCTGTTAAAGAGCtttagtttgatttctgttgcatttattttattatattgtatttagataatttaaacttcacttcaaatatttttaaagaaattgatagACAAAAAGTTCTTTTAATGCTAGCTCTGGGGGAGTTGGATATGTGCAGTGGGAAAGAGCAATTGCTGCTCAAGATCAATAATTGGGGTTGCATCCCAAACAACATGATATCAAATGTAGGAAAGGGCTTCCAATGAAGAAGAGATCATGCTTCCACATATCCTTATAATATCAGTAAGGTgaaaggtggagaaagaggattaCTGTGGTTAGCAGGTTAAGATTATAGCTCAGGGTTCAGTGAAAGACAATATTTCAAGAAAGTAAATAAGAGTGATTATACAAGGCATTTGACCTTTTCTGATCTCTGCACACATTTCCATGATCAAATGTAACAATTCACAAATAAGTATGCCTacatcacatacatgcatgtgcacatacaaaacaACAATTCTAGGTtgtattcattttcaaaatattctgaaagagctgaaggggtttgcagccccatagaaggaagaaaaatatgaaccaatcagtatctccagagttctcagggactaaatcaccaactaaagagtacacatggagggactcatggctccagccatatgggtaacagaagatggcctaactggtcatcaatgggaggagaggcccttggtcctgtgaaggttctatgccccagtgtaggagaatggcaagagagggaagcaggagtgagtagattggtgagcagggggagggggatgggataaggggttttcagaggggaaatcaggaaaggtgataacatttgaaatgtaaataaagaaaatatgtaataaaaactaTAGCCACATTAATGTTGCACAAGTTTGCCATATTTTAATAAGAGAATAACAGACGATAATGTGAAATCTAAGTATCTCTCCTTAAAAATTTTGCCAGTGATATTTTTACTTGCTTATTCCTCAAACTGTAGATAATTGGGTTCAATACAGGAATTATGACAGTGTAAAATACAGAGTCCATCATATCCTGATCATCTACTTGTGGAGATGCAGGACGCACATACATGAAGAGAAGAGAGCCATagtacaaagaaacagagaggagatGAGCTCCACAGGTGGAAAAGGCTTTCTTTATGCTTTTGATAGATTTCTGCTTTAGGATTGAAAACAGAACAAGTGTATAAGAGACAAGAATAGTTGTAATAGTGAACACCTGAATCGagccagagaaaataaaaagcatcagGTAATTGAGAGAAGGGTCATTACAGGAAATCTTTAACAGTGGCATAATATCACAATAAAAGTGGTTTATTATGTTAGAGTTACAGAAAATTAATCTAAATAAAAAGCCTTCATGAATTAAAGCATGAATAAATCCACCTAAAAGGGACAATATTAAAAGATGTATGCAGAGTCTATTTGTCATGATCACTGGGTAGAGTAAAGGTTTGCATATGGCTACATAGCGATCATAGGCCATTGATGCCAAGAGAAAACATTCTGTGGTTGCACTCACTACAAATGAAAAAAACTGTATCATGCATTCAGAGAAAGAGATCAGTTTACTCTTGGCAAAAAAGTCTTTCAGCATCTTTGGTGTCACTGTGGATGATAACCAAGTATCCACAAAAGCTAAACTCCCAAGAAGTAAGTACATAGGAATGTGAAGGTGAGGGTCACTCCAGATAAGAGCAATCAGACCAAGGTTGCCCACAACGGTGATGAGATAGATGACCAAGAACAGCAGGAAAAGGGGGATTTGCCATTGGGGAAGATGAACAAGTCCCGAGAGCACAAACTGAATGAGCACTGTTGTGTTCTCCATTCCCATGTCCTCACTGGGTGTCTCTGAAATGAAAAATGACTGATGTCACACAACATTCACTAAAATTTGTAGAGTAAAATGTTGGGTAGTAGAATTTAAAACACAACTATGTAGTTAACAGGTTGACCACAAAATTTCATTTCATATCACTACATATGATGAAAACTTTTCTTCAGAGTGAAGAAATTGTTTCAATTCATTATTCCAATAAAGATTTGAACACGctattatatttaaagaaaaggtaCCTTTTAAATTTGTGTGCAATGTATGAAATTACAAATTGGCTAGGTGTGAAATTTCTGTATCTATGTTACAGGTTCATAATTAAGGCAAGATGTGTTTTAAGTATCTAGATTACACAATGAATGCAACTGAAGGGTCTTAGTCAATTCAAATACTTTAATTTAATAAAGTGAAACCTTACAATATATAGTAGCTtgaaaatttctttcaaaatttattaTAAGGAAGTAGATAAAATCAGGTTctggtaaagaaaacaaaagtcaataATACAGGAAACTCCTAATGTGCCTAGAGGCTCCTATGTACTGCAGAGTTGTCTAGGAACATTTATTCAAACTGTAAATTGTAAGATCATAAGTTGATTTAGGAGTTTATAAACAAGAATCTAATAGCCTACTTTTATAAATTTTCCCCAGGTTCTATTAAATGCAAATCAGCTCTTGAAACATGTGTGAGTTGACCTCACAGATGACTAGAAAGACAAAGAGATAAATTTGAATGGACTTGTAATATCAACCCACTGTTATGCAGTGACATACCACATATGAGCCTGATGGTTAGTGGAATGAATATAAAATTTGTTAACTATAAACTGATCTCTCAAAGTGGGTTTCACAACTAAGATACACTACTCTAGAGGCCACTATCACTGAACATGAATGGAATATTTAGTAGTATTAGTATACTGAAAAGGTTTATCACTAGTGGCCAGGTATGACTACCTAGCTCTATTCTTCTTATGACCAGGTTTTTCCTGCCATTTACTCCGATACCCCCAGAATTTCTGTTGAAACCAATGATTTCCAGAGTCCATGTTACTTCAAAGTAAACAAAGGAAAGACATGGTAATAATATAAGCCAGAACTGAACCAGATATTTGAGGGATGTAGTTTTAATGGtggaaaagttaataaaatacataaatatggtGTCAGAAGGCAAAATAAAGGATCTTTAGGGGTAAATGACAAGAGattcctgagtgttgagattaagaaaatttcagccgggcagtggtgacacatgcctttaataccagctcttgggaggcagaggctggtagatttctgagttcaaggccagcctggtctactgagtgagttccaggacagccagggatacacagaaaaaccctgtcttgaaagtcaaacaaacaaaaaacaaaacaataaacaaaagaaaatgttaatggCTTGGTGAAAGAAGTTTTCACCACGTAAttagaaaataacaggaaatgaTGGGTATGAGAGGGCCACACAGTGATAATCTGTGTTCTGAGAAGTATGTGGAGAGTCGGCTTTTGTTTGTGGTCCTATCTTTTACCTGTAGAACATCTAAGAAAAAGCTtctatataaagtataaaaaagtaagaaaagagaagaggaaaccactaacaagaaaaaaacacaacTGACATGGAATGAGAGACTTGGatggataaaaagaaataaaatggaggaagaaaagcaggcagTGCTTAACAAAGATGGATTTATctagaaaaaagggagagaaagaatagagaggAAGCAACATAGGACCGAAAATTTAGAATACCTTTCTCCTTAATAGTatatacacacgcacaaacacacacacacacacacacacacacacacacacacacacacatgcatataatacacatatatacttatatagatataaatacatatactatatgtaatgtatacatacacacatatacataatatgcacatatgtatgtaatacacacagacgtacatgcaagcatatttattttatatatatgcatctatacaTACTTAGGGATACATGAATGTAACTATttggagagagaacatgagactatttggagaaaaaaaagaaaggaaatgatataaatatattattgtcctcaaaattaaaaataaataagtaaataaaagtttatttaaatgCATACTTGAAATACATATAGAAAAAGAAGTTTC
This genomic window from Mastomys coucha isolate ucsf_1 unplaced genomic scaffold, UCSF_Mcou_1 pScaffold12, whole genome shotgun sequence contains:
- the LOC116086024 gene encoding olfactory receptor 5H1-like; translated protein: MGMENTTVLIQFVLSGLVHLPQWQIPLFLLFLVIYLITVVGNLGLIALIWSDPHLHIPMYLLLGSLAFVDTWLSSTVTPKMLKDFFAKSKLISFSECMIQFFSFVVSATTECFLLASMAYDRYVAICKPLLYPVIMTNRLCIHLLILSLLGGFIHALIHEGFLFRLIFCNSNIINHFYCDIMPLLKISCNDPSLNYLMLFIFSGSIQVFTITTILVSYTLVLFSILKQKSIKSIKKAFSTCGAHLLSVSLYYGSLLFMYVRPASPQVDDQDMMDSVFYTVIIPVLNPIIYSLRNKQVKISLAKFLRRDT